CTGAAGTTCAGAGGCGGGTACCTTCACAGACATGCAGAAGAGATCTCTTGCCAAGACTACTTGATACCCTCTGCATGGGAGAGACCATTCGTAAAAGAGGGGTATGATCAGATCATCGCGCTGCATTCCCCGGTCGCGAGAATACGGACACCGATTGCCGCCATATCCCTGATATTTGCCTCATGGATCTCCCCGGTCGCCGCCGCAGTCGCATCGGAGACGAGATACGTCTCATACCCAAACGCCATTGCATCAAAGACCGTCGTCCTGATACAGTTCGGCGTCTGAATCCCGAGAACGACGATCCGCCCGATACCAAGCGATCTGAGGAGGAGATCGAGATCGGTCCCGAAGAACCCGCTCATCCGTGTCTTGGAGAGGATATATTCGTCGGGAAGGGGTGCCAGCGGATCGATCACCGCCGCCCCTCTCGTCCCCGCGACTGCAAACGGTGTTTTGGCAAAGAGATCCCGCCTGAAATGCTCGACATCAGCACCATCCGTCCGGTGGACCCGGAGAAGATGAATCACCGGGAGGTTCCTCTCCCGAAACCTCGTGAGAATCG
Above is a window of Methanocalculus alkaliphilus DNA encoding:
- a CDS encoding cysteine hydrolase family protein, with the protein product MKNTALLIIDMQNDFVGPGAPLRVAGADGIIEPISTILTRFRERNLPVIHLLRVHRTDGADVEHFRRDLFAKTPFAVAGTRGAAVIDPLAPLPDEYILSKTRMSGFFGTDLDLLLRSLGIGRIVVLGIQTPNCIRTTVFDAMAFGYETYLVSDATAAATGEIHEANIRDMAAIGVRILATGECSAMI